A stretch of DNA from Deltaproteobacteria bacterium PRO3:
CCGCGCAATTGACGGCGACGTGCAGGGCGCCGAAGCGCTCTTTGGCGGCGGCGAGGGCCTGCTGGACCGCGGCCTCGTCGGAGACGTCGGCGGGGGCGAAGAGGGCCCGCTCGCCCAGCTGCGCGACGCTCGCCGCATTCTCGTCGCGGGCGAGATCGACGACGACGACCTTGGCGCCGGATTGAAGGAAGGCCTCGGCCACCGCCCGGCCCAGGCCGGAGGCGCCGCCGGTGACGAGGGCGACGGAGTCATTTAATTGCATAAGGTTCGTTCCTAAAGGTGCTGGATCTTGATCCGGCCGTTCTCGATCGACAGGGCGCGCCGGCCTTCGAGCATCGCGCGCAGGTCCTCGCCGATCAAGGCCGCGACCTGCGGCGAGCACAGGCCTTGCTCCACCCATTGCTTCGGGTCGTGGAGCTTTTCAAGCACAATCTTGCGCAGCTCGTGGGTGGTGAGCAGGTGCCGCGAGGCGATCTGCAGCTGTTCGCTCAAATTTCGCAGGTAGGTGCCCAGCAGGTCGATGACGCGGGCCTGGGCGGCGTTGGGGATGTTGGGGCGCGGCGCCTCGGGCAACAGCTCGTTGGGCTTGTTGCGATGCGCCTCGATGATCGCCAGAAGGGCCTTGCCCTGGCGCTGGATCTCGCCGGAATTGATGCCGCGGAACTTCCCCAGCTGCTCGACGGTGGAGGGCCGGGCGTTGGCGATGTGAAAGAGGGTCTCGTCGTCCGCCACGCGGCGGCGCGGGATGTTCAGGGCCCGGGCGCGCTTCTCGCGCCAGGCGACCAGGTCGCGGAGGATGGCGAAGCTGCGCGCCGAAATCCGGCCGCTTTTCGCCAGACGCTCGGCGATCTCCTCGGAGTTGTCTTCGTAGAGCTTGGGATTTTCATAATAGGCGCTCAGCTCGAGGGCCCAGCCCTTCCGGTCGAGCTTCTCCAGGCGCCGCAACATGCGGTCGCCGATCTCGACCAAATATTCCACGTCGGAGAGGGCGTACTTCTTCAGCTCCTCGCTGATCGGCCGGCGCAGCCAGTCGGTGCGGGCGTGGCTTTTGCCGACGTTGAGCTGAAGCTCCATCCGGATCAGGTCGCGGAGACTGACGCTCTCGCCCAGCCCGAGCAGCGAGGCGGCTTCAAAGGTGTCGAAGAGGGGCGAGGCCAACGCGCCGTAGCTGTGGTAGAGGCACTCCTGGTCGCCGTGCGCGCTGTGCACCACCTTCAAGATCTCGGGCCGGCGCAGCACCTCCAAAAAAGGCTCCATGTCGGCGGGCTTCAAGGCCAAGACGTCGATCAGCCAGGCCTCGTGGCGCGTGGCGGTCTGGATCAAGGCCAGCTTCGGGAGGTAGGTGCTCTCGCGGATGAACTCGGTGTCGAAGGCGATGAGGGGTTCTTTGGCCAAGGCCGCGCTGACTTCGCGGAGGGCCTCGGGGCTCTGGATCATGTCAAAGTGGGACTGCATCTGGGCGCATGATACCCGAGGGGGGCGCCCTGTCAATGAGGGCCTGGATTTCCCGTCAGCATACGACGCCGTGCGGCAATTGCCCCGGGTCCAAAGGAATGGGGATGCTGAAGAAATTGCGGCGGGTCAAATGCCCCGAGGCGTCCTCGCTCAGGATGACGTCCAGGTGATGCCAGCGCGGGTCATTGGGAAAACGGACGTAGGCGTGGACCATAAACTCGTCGGCCTTCAGCTGGGGCGCCGGCTTCTCGGGAGGGGCGGGGCGGACCATGTCCTGGGCCGGCGGGAGCGGCTCCATCTTGGCCGACTGGGCCTCGATAATGACTTGGGGGTCGGATTTGTCCGTCGGCAGGAGTGGGGGATTTTTTCGGTAATTCTGGAACTTATGCCAGGACCAGGGGATGACGTGCGGGTGGCGGATCTCGACCCGGGGTCCGTAGTAGGCCACGATCTCCTGGACCGCGAAGTCCACGCGCCGCCGCTCCTCGGGACTCTGCGGGGGATGCGGGTTATACGC
This window harbors:
- a CDS encoding ribonuclease D encodes the protein MQSHFDMIQSPEALREVSAALAKEPLIAFDTEFIRESTYLPKLALIQTATRHEAWLIDVLALKPADMEPFLEVLRRPEILKVVHSAHGDQECLYHSYGALASPLFDTFEAASLLGLGESVSLRDLIRMELQLNVGKSHARTDWLRRPISEELKKYALSDVEYLVEIGDRMLRRLEKLDRKGWALELSAYYENPKLYEDNSEEIAERLAKSGRISARSFAILRDLVAWREKRARALNIPRRRVADDETLFHIANARPSTVEQLGKFRGINSGEIQRQGKALLAIIEAHRNKPNELLPEAPRPNIPNAAQARVIDLLGTYLRNLSEQLQIASRHLLTTHELRKIVLEKLHDPKQWVEQGLCSPQVAALIGEDLRAMLEGRRALSIENGRIKIQHL